The Notolabrus celidotus isolate fNotCel1 chromosome 19, fNotCel1.pri, whole genome shotgun sequence DNA window ACTTTTCGAGTGGGACCCCAATAGCCAATGGCAGAGAAGTCTGAAAGGAATTGGAGTCCCTCGTGGTGGCATTGGTAAATTATTAAGCCCTGAAAAACTGACCAAGTATTAACTTAGAATAGTATAGTAGTCAGTGATAGGCAGTAacagagtacatttacttgagtactgtagtTAAgtgcattttttgagtatctgtactttacttgagtattattttttgggaaacgtattacttttacttaactacattcagaagacaattattttactttttactccactacatttctatcaatgctctagctACTCACTAATTTtcctttgaagtcagctgatgaatttccttctcttttctggaatctgatccctaagacagtaaaaagtgtttgttctatttgtctcagtggtttagtcatacctgtatatcgtgcgaacgtggagcaaacacagagcaaatttcatgcaaaaattcacagtccaatctgggaaagcgtgttgagctacgtaacatttgtttcattccaagtgaacatttcaaactaagttgtctgtgcttggagtaacttagtttctgtttttattccatggtatagtttttagagattttaagtaatagtttctagataaacataatgtaacagaatgtactcctatgtattcttgactgcatttaagTATTGTGataatacaaagttttgagattttttcagaagtacttttaatacttaagtatttttaaaagcaagtacttcagtactttaactcaagtaataatctgacagaacaactgtcacttgtattggagtaatatttgaccaggagtatctatactttgactttagtaatgaagctgtgtactttgtccaccactgatggTAGTACATAGTATTAACTTTGTTTCCATCAGCTTTACCTCAAGATCTCGTGAGATTACATGAGCTCAGGTAGGGTGCAACATAACAGCACACAGGATCATCTTAATACTGTCCTGTAGTAAGTGATGTACCACTCTTTTCAAGTCTCGTAATATTTAATAAGTTTCTCCCCATGCCTTCGATCCTAACTGATATCCATGCAAACAGCTGTAAAGTTTAACTGGAGCAACATTAGTCTCCACTGGGACAGTGAGTGAGGTCGTAAACCTCTGCCATGCTCGTGGCCTTTGTGTCTGACAAGCTGGTGTCAATCACTTCCATGTCTGTGCTGGAAAGCCTAAAGAGAGATTTGTGGAGTGAAGCGAGCAGTAACAACGACCAAATGTTCACGCTATCCAGCCGGGCTGCAAGCGTTACATTTGACAGCATTCAGGTAATTAGAAGTGAATATCAAACCGTTGATGTGATTGGCAGTGTGCTGCTACTACTGATGACGCAGGATTCCCCTGAGGGTTTGtttatcaacagagctgtcattcAGGTCAAGACGTGTGATATCATGACTTTTCGGAGAAGCTCCATTCTGACTCAGAGTTTGTCACACTGGCAGCAAAGCCTGGAGGAACCAGCTGTCTCAGCACAGGAGGGGGCTCAGTGCCTGTGGTCTGTGACAGCTTAACACGCACATCAAACAACTGTCGGACCCCcaccaacccacacacacacacccctaaacaacaagaacacacacactttgggcTCTTTTGGTGCAGCACATACCAAAAACAAGCTCATAAATGCACAAGGCCATGATAAAAgatgaaagagacagaaagtcactgttgtgtgtgtgtgtctgtctgtctgtctgtctttgtgtgtgttatgaGAAGCAGCTACTTATCCACTACATCACGCGGATATGCAGCGTGTATTACTGACTCATGGCGAAAACATGACAGTGAATAAAGTTTGGATGACAAGCTTCCAGCAGTTCAATAAGAGCAGCAAACAGGAGGACTGCCGTGGTGCCTTCATGGTGTGTGGTTTACAGCACAAGGCCACacaagagaggaaaacagcaaCAGTAACAACAATCAATTTGAGACACAGGTGGGCAAACTCGCTAACGCGGTGGAAGAGGTCTCTGGTATGCGTGGGAAAAGTGATGGATGCTCTGCAAAGAGCTTAAGGCTTGGTGCAATTGGAACCTGTTGCTCTTGAAAGCTAAGTGGAAGGACTTGTGACATTTGTCTCAAAACATGCAACTATCACCCCTAAACTCACACGAGTCAGGTTGTGGAagattttatttcttgtttcttgttttttatccTGTCTTGTACTCCCTAAAGGCTGATTAGGGGATGTTGGGAAAAGTGAGTGGGTGTATTGATGTGTTCATCACGGCCTGATGTTTTATTTAGCTGCATTTTCACATCCtcacaaaaaactaaaaacagactCACCAAAGTGCAGATAGGAAGCTTGCCCTGATTCACTTCACTTTACTTTTTTCCTGTTCTGCCAGACAAAGAGCTGCTGGGCGGACGATTAGGTGGGGTAGGAGAGGACACAGTTCAGgggaagacacacacaaacacacacacacacacacacacacacacacacacacacacacacacacacacacacacacacacacacacacacacacacacacacacacacacacacacacaatcactttGATGATCAGATACCACAAGCTTGCATCACAATAAATTTGGCAACAACAAACAGCTCGCTGAGAGTAAATGACGCgggcagaggcagagaggatgGGAATCAATTCTACATCTTTATAATCAGAGGAAGGAGGACATGAGCCGGAAGGGTAGAGGAGGCAGAgatggaggggtggaggaaGGGATCAGCAGAGGAAAAGATTGTTGAGTGAAACAGTAGTTGTGTCTAAAAGGTCGGTGCCCTGgcgccactgctgctgctgttctgcTGAGAGACAGAGCAGGCTGAAGACTGAGCCGTCCCACCTGGACTGACAAATACACCCAAGAGACAACAGAGAAGGGAAGAGTGTTTAAACTAATAACAGAACTCAGTTTTTTTCATTCCAAGAAGCATTGAGACAAAGAAAGGAATCTTTTTCAACACTGCCAGCTTAATGAAAACTCTTCCTCAGGGCTGCAGAACAATAAACTTATACCgtgatatgttgttgtttttttcaggcTGAAATGCAACatgaaaaaacacaggaaatgaacTTGATAGACTAGATCTAtctcaaatgtttttaaaagtttagaAGCTTAACTCACTCCCTCAGTGTGTCTCAGCTCCCTCCTcctgaaaacaatataaatccAAAAGGCAGTTTCACACCACTGAACTGGCACCAGTTAATCTGATAACTAGCTTGAGTTTCAGCTGACTGGATCAAATGATGTGAAGGCATGGGCATTATAACCAGGCCTCTGTTCAACAGGTTGAATAGCTTTGCCTGCTGGAAGAGAACACACATTCAATATTTTTATTGCCACTAATGTGATGTGTTTATTAGGAATTCTCATAATATGATGACAGTAAAACAGTGATTTATTGTGCATCCCTACCCTTCACTGAAACTATGCGTGATAATATTCTCACACGAAACTCTTGCACTTTTTAATGTTGCAACATCTAAATTACACAGAACTACACAAGGTGTTCTGGGAATTGTCTACATACACGTTCCCCAAAACTCAGCCTGATTGAAGTGAAACCGGAGCTGCTTACAGACCTGTTAAAACAAGGTCTGGCAGCACGAGGAGTTTCAATTGTTTCTTCGTCAGGTTAAGTGTGTCATATTCTttcatatatttaacatttatttgttaTAATCACAGCGTTTTATTCTCCCACAACTACCAATGTGAATGTTAAAATTGTATCATATTTGGCTGCAGTGAAGTTTAGTCTGCAATTGAGGCGTAGAATTAATTTCAGATGTTGAAGATACTGAAGATGGTAGAtgttagagaaagaaagaaggttgTATCATTAACCAGGGAGGCATGACATACCATTTTGTGTAAACTGACCTGAATGCTTTTGTCTGGTAACTAACATCTTATCACTGATGGACAACATAAATCAGTGCTTCAATGCTTAATCCTATGGaataaatatgattaaaaacaaaaaaaaagaagatgaataGGATAATCTAAAATGTAGCCTGCAGTtgaaacaccaacacaaactTTGTTCACAACAACCACCCCAATCAACTGCTGCAACGCCAAGCAGCCGTCTCAAGGGACATAATTCAGAATTGCAATCTCACATACAAATAGGAAACTGAATAATTCAAAtagaaaaccacacacacactagtggAACACTCTCCTAGCCACAACTGAAAAGCTCTCTCAGAGCATACTGACCCTCATCAAAATGTACTGCAGCACATTAcagcactttttaaagttatttttattatatattttttagtttCATTTACTTCCCCTTACTTAATTTCATGCAAATTTACATGAACATTTGTGTACCATCCTGTCTCATTTATAGAGTGTAGAAATGCacttttatttagcattttaatcttttttttaatcaatttaaaaTGCATGATGACTGTAAggataatttaatttaaaaaaacagataaacagactctaataagaaaaataatcatgttttttcatCTTATTAAATACAAATGGACTATGACTAAAAGATACTTGAAATGCTTTTCATCATTGTTTATATTCAATTAAAGTCAAGAGGgtaaagtttgtttatttaactttaGTTCAATTAAGCAAAccacatgtttgttttgactttactTTGTGGTTCTCCTTGTTTGAGCATGTTCAGACATGAAACATACAGACATGCAAATGTAAATGGAGCTGCCTATTTCCGTCTCAGGGTGCTACTCTCCCCAAAGACTCCCAATTGATATTGAAATTGAGTACTTCATGAAGCCTGTTATGTCCAGACTTGACCTGTGGCAGACTGTCATAGCATGCCTGATTAACTTTAGCCatctaaaataaatacacagatgTAATGCAGCTGGTTTGTGAGCCAAGTTtgaacacaatttttttttaagattgttAGATTATAAACATTGTTTCATTTGGTTCCTTTTtacacttttgttttgttcatgttGTAAGTGTTAAAAATAGCACAAACACAATTTATCCTCATATTTACAGTGTCAGAACTTTTGCCAAAATAGCACAAATTCCAGTGGCTCTAATATGCAGTACACAGTGAAGGATGCAAATTGAATGAATGGAGAGAAAAGTGGGCGTGTACACAGTGAAAGAGCATGTTCTTcagagcacagaggaggaggacagtgggaggggtggagggggcgTCCAGGGAGGGTACAAGTCTGTCGTGGTATAAAAGGGTGGGCAGATTTCACATGTAGCAACAGACTTCAGAGTGCTGACAACTTCTGTGGACTTATCTACAGTAAACATTCTCTTCTTCACAGAggcaagaaagagagagaagagacaaaaTGGAGATGGAGCCAACTGATGGTCCCTATGAATACTACGACtacgaggagacagaaaacaccACCATGTGTGACTACTCCGAGTGGACACCATCGTACTCAGTCATCCCGGTGCTGTACATGCTGATTTTCATCCTAGGCCTTTCTGGAAACGGGGTGGTCATCTTCACCGTGTGGAGAGCTCAGGGGAAGCGACGAGCTGCAGACGTCTACATCGGAAACCTGGCTCTGGCTGACCTCACCTTTGTAGTCACTCTGCCTTTGTGGGCTGTTTACACCGCCATGGGCTACCACTGGCCCTTCGGAGTGGCCTTGTGCAAGATCAGTAGCTACGGGGTCCTGCTCAACATGTACGCCAGTGTCTTCTGCCTCACTTGCATGAGCTTTGATCGCTACCTGGCCATTGTTCACTCACTGTCCAGCACCCAGCTGCGCACCCGTGGCCACACACGAGCCTGTCTGATGGCCATCTGGCTGCTGTCGAGTCTACTGGCTGCTCCAACTTTGATCTTCCGAACAACAAAATATGACCAAACCAGCAACCGCACATCCTGCGCCATGGACTTCAGCCTCGTGCTGACAAACAAAGACCAAGAGATCCTGTGGATCGCTGGTCTTAGCatctcctcctcagctctggGCTTTCTTCTACCTTTCTTGGCAATGATGGTGTGCTATGGTTTCATCGGCTGCACTGTCACACGCCACTTCAACACTCTGCGCAAAGAGGACCAGCGGAAGAGGAGGCTGCTGAAGATCATCACCACGCTGGTGGTGGTGTTTGCCGCATGCTGGATGCCCTTCCACATTGTGAAGAGTGCTGACGCCCTGTCCTACCTGGAACTGTTCCCCGCCACCTGTGCCTTCCTGCGCTTTCTACTCCTGGCTCACCCGTACGCCACTTGCCTGGCCTATGTCAACAGCTGCCTCAACCCTTTCCTTTACGCCTTCTTTGACCTGCGCTTCAGATCCCAGTGTCTGTGCCTACTCAACCTTAAGAAGTCCTTGCATGCAAGCCCTGCCAGCCCTCTGTCTTCTGAGAGGACAGAGGCGCAGTCTCTAGCCACAAAGGTGTGACAACAACTGAGAGCCAAGAGAAACTCTGGGAGAAAACGCTAAACAATGCAGAACATTGCATGTAATTCAAAACTTGACAGCGACTGGTGCTTGCTCAGATATCAGCTGTGGTCAGTTCATGGGAATCAGCTTTGCTGCTCTCAGACTCTGTGGGCTGTTGAAGGAAACAGTTGGGCTTAATGTGTTGAGGTCTGGCCACACACAAACTCCTGCCTAACTTTGAGAAACATGGCAGCAAAACCGGACCGCCTAACACACGAAACTCAGCAGTGCCAGACCCGTCTTTCTGGAATAAATGGAAGTATTGTTGAAGGACCGCATGCTCTTGTGTCTCTCTTGGTTCTCTTGTGGACTTACTGTGAAAGACTGAGCTTTGAACTCTGCCCTCAAGGCCTGTTAAAATGTCTTACTCATGCATTTATCCCTGCTGTTCTTGTTTTCACTTGTAAGCACTTGAAGTGTGATCTCTACCAATGTACCCCACCCTTCAGCTCGGTCGGTAGAATCACAGGCAGCAGtgtcatgtatgtgtgtatatgtataggAAGGGTATGCCAGTCAGTAAGAGGTGTTGGAGTCTGATAAGGGTGTTGTAAGGAGAGACGGAGATAGTGGGTGGGGGTGGTGTGGGTTGGTGGGGGTAtcccagacagacagacagatggcaGCTGACAAATGTTTTCAGGCTGGCAGAGTTCCCAATTAAAAGGTGACTGCTTTGACAAGTCTGCCtaagtgtgtgcgtgcgtgtgagtgtgtgtgaagggatGTCTGAGTGGGTTTGTCGATTGTCTGAATGACTTGATGATGATGAATTTGTTCCTGACAAATAGATGAAAGCATTTTGTGAATACACATTATTTTGAATCCATGTTTATGATTTGTAATTAAAAAAGGTGCTCTGAAAAATACAGAAACTCCCTGTCTGGTCTCACTTTGTTTCTCGTGACAGCTTGTTAGGTCTTGCTGGAATGTATTTTCTCCCATCCAGTGAATGTTCTTCTTCCTGTTGGTGCATTTCTGAGGGGAGGCAGCCTCCCTCCCATTGTGTTTCGCAGGGGCTGAAATCAAAGCATATGTCTGCAGGAAATGCATGTTGGACTTCAGTttccctcctcctgcacgtTTGTTTCTTCACCCAAACAATCAGGGAGTACAAAAGTATCTAATTTGGATCAACAGAGGGATACAGAGCTCTGTCCCCAAGATGTTTATGTCTCtcaaaattttaaaacaaacatcatttcCAAACTGAATGCATCAAtagagtctctctgtgttatattTCCTTTAGAACTGACCGGctgaatgtgttgttttatcaaggaaacaccAGAACAGGTTGTTGAACTTTAAATTGGAATTTGATGACTAACAGTTTTGACTGTAATGAGCTTTTTCCAGGATAAAATCAGCAACAGCAGGCAGACAGAAGGATTGGACTAATCCTTGTTGCTCTTTTGTGTAGCGGGAGTCCTTGTGTAATACCTGTAATTGGGAATGGCTTAGTCCAAATCACTTCTAATTACATTAAACCAAAGTGTGTGCCTTTAAGTTGTTTACGACAACACACTAATTTCTCACTGAAGAAAGAAGACATTGCTGATTTCTGACAGGTGAAATCTGAAAGCTTTTCTTCATCATGGTAACagtgaagaaaacacaacagctgcaGCGACATCCACTGTGTCTCTCTCATCGCTGTCTCAGCGCTTCCTAATCTCATCCAAGCCAGGACACAAAAACAGACGTGCAAACTAAATCTTTGTTAAAAGGATCACTGAAAATCtggacacagaaaacacagattccCTGAGAAACAGATAAAATGCACACAAATTTGAAACTGTAACAAAGGTCCAAAAGTGAATGAAACAGGCACAGTGGAACAGGCCGTGCATGCATGTTTCATTGGTGCAACAGCATACAGTACATTTTGAAATTCCATGCCACAGCCATTTGATACAGGACAACTTGTCACATCATTTTACACCCGTCCGCATCAAAGCCAACGCCTGCATTGAAATATAATCTGGATAGATTTTGTTATTGGGTTTGTAGTTTTATGTAGATGATGAGTTCATGTTACCAAGATTTCAAGGCATGAAGTCTGCCTAagctggagaaagagagaaaaggagggtaATACGTCCCTGAGTGTTTGTCTGAGATGACGGTTCTGAAATGACTCAACAAATGCAGTCATTCCTCTGTAATAACACAGTGTCTACATTAAGTGTCTACACTGGAACCAGAGTTGCTACAGGGAATCCCAGAGGGTATACagtctactctctctctctctctctctctctttctctctctctctctctctttctctctttctctctctctttctctcctctctctctctctctctctctctctctcgctctctcgctctctaaGGAATCACAAACAAGTAGAGCTACTTTCTAGAAACACATTCAACCCTTAAGTAAAAAGAACACACTTGTTCTCTGTGCTGATTTTGTGACTGAaacaaattgttttatttttgcacgTGCACGTACCACAGGAATTTTGGCGATGCAAAAGAAAACACCAGTGTGTCTGAAGTCACTGCTGACTGAAAACAAAAGCTCCATAAATCAACAACCAACTCACTAATGAtatctgatttgatttcttTTACC harbors:
- the LOC117831234 gene encoding apelin receptor B-like, whose translation is MEMEPTDGPYEYYDYEETENTTMCDYSEWTPSYSVIPVLYMLIFILGLSGNGVVIFTVWRAQGKRRAADVYIGNLALADLTFVVTLPLWAVYTAMGYHWPFGVALCKISSYGVLLNMYASVFCLTCMSFDRYLAIVHSLSSTQLRTRGHTRACLMAIWLLSSLLAAPTLIFRTTKYDQTSNRTSCAMDFSLVLTNKDQEILWIAGLSISSSALGFLLPFLAMMVCYGFIGCTVTRHFNTLRKEDQRKRRLLKIITTLVVVFAACWMPFHIVKSADALSYLELFPATCAFLRFLLLAHPYATCLAYVNSCLNPFLYAFFDLRFRSQCLCLLNLKKSLHASPASPLSSERTEAQSLATKV